Proteins co-encoded in one Actinomycetota bacterium genomic window:
- a CDS encoding carbohydrate ABC transporter permease — protein sequence MTAIAERRRSRRAVAVGGRQRPRRRGYLLGALCVAICTVMLLPLVASMLASVKPTAEAAASPPTYLPHGLSLDSYERLWTYQQGLPTYLANSLGTALLTIAFTLALTVPAAYALARFPIPGKEVVFVFLLLALIVPYQALLTPMFLMFARVGLTNTLVGLAILHTAIQLPLSLYVLRNSFSAVPRELEEAAITDGASSWKVLLRICIPSAKPAIVTVALFAFIMSWNEFLGALVLMSRGSSFTLPLILAAARTETSLGGTDWGMLQAGITISIIPCVLVYLLLQRYYVSGLMSGAVK from the coding sequence GTGACCGCGATCGCGGAGCGGCGCCGGAGCCGCCGGGCCGTGGCCGTGGGCGGGCGGCAACGGCCGCGCCGGCGCGGCTACCTGCTGGGCGCCCTGTGCGTGGCCATCTGCACGGTCATGCTCCTGCCCCTGGTCGCGTCCATGCTGGCCTCGGTGAAGCCGACGGCGGAGGCGGCCGCGTCGCCGCCGACCTACCTGCCGCACGGCCTCAGCCTGGACAGCTACGAGCGGCTCTGGACCTACCAGCAGGGGCTCCCCACCTACCTGGCCAACAGCCTGGGCACGGCCCTGCTGACGATCGCCTTCACGCTGGCACTGACCGTGCCCGCGGCCTACGCCCTGGCCCGGTTCCCGATCCCCGGCAAGGAGGTCGTCTTCGTCTTCCTCCTGCTGGCGCTGATCGTCCCCTACCAGGCCCTGCTGACGCCGATGTTCCTGATGTTCGCCCGGGTCGGGCTGACCAACACCCTGGTCGGCCTGGCCATCCTGCACACCGCCATCCAGCTCCCCCTGAGCCTGTACGTGCTGCGCAACAGCTTCAGCGCCGTCCCCCGGGAGCTGGAGGAGGCGGCCATCACCGACGGCGCCTCGTCCTGGAAGGTGCTGCTGCGGATCTGCATCCCCTCGGCCAAGCCGGCGATCGTCACCGTGGCCCTGTTCGCCTTCATCATGTCGTGGAACGAGTTCCTCGGCGCCCTCGTGCTGATGAGCCGGGGGTCGAGCTTCACCCTGCCGCTGATCCTGGCCGCCGCCCGGACCGAGACCAGCCTGGGCGGGACCGACTGGGGGATGCTGCAGGCCGGCATCACCATCTCGATCATCCCCTGCGTGCTCGTCTACCTGCTGCTGCAGCGGTACTACGTGTCCGGCCTGATGAGCGGGGCGGTGAAGTGA